From Oceanococcus sp. HetDA_MAG_MS8, the proteins below share one genomic window:
- a CDS encoding DUF1272 domain-containing protein has translation MLELRQCCEHCGVDLPPHSTNARICSFECTFCAACAEGLLDNICPNCGGNFCPRPIRPANAWLGDNSLQKHPPVETKLHRPVDLRRHAALVERLGQLPPHKR, from the coding sequence ATGCTTGAACTCAGACAGTGCTGCGAGCACTGCGGAGTAGACCTACCTCCACACAGTACGAATGCGCGCATCTGCTCTTTCGAGTGCACATTCTGCGCGGCATGTGCGGAAGGCTTGCTCGACAATATTTGCCCCAACTGTGGCGGAAACTTCTGTCCCCGCCCCATACGACCCGCCAATGCGTGGCTTGGTGATAACAGTCTGCAAAAGCACCCCCCGGTAGAGACCAAGCTCCACCGGCCAGTGGACCTGCGCCGCCATGCTGCGCTCGTGGAGCGCTTAGGCCAGTTACCGCCCCACAAACGCTAA
- a CDS encoding alkaline phosphatase D family protein: MAPPLNRREFLSTVTLGAAGASFAALMPARAQAQAQAFCRELPGGEWHFPAREELLPFGHAVASGDPLQDRVILWTRITIPDARGWDVTQVPDPQGFQSVDVGWVIASDPELQTIVNSGVVSTDASRDFTVKVDADGLQPGTTYWYAFTALGFRSPIGRTRTAPATGQGITELTIGHVSCTSWWQDFFNGYGRMGARNDIDLITNAGDHVYEVSGNHMSSRQYPDKDGNPQIRGYEDIDNRDWRTIGENRRRYALYYQCPNMLAAHLAAPFVVLGDNHDYDATQFSEDAFITLEQSGEVFHEWTPQRPTLADGSGRWRPFTGPNEQVDIPRGLETFNQYRVLDFGDVAQIIVMDVRYQRDENAVESKLLGDKQWNFLTQTLLDGKARGVRHNVLINQHNMSQLGTLNTPFYTQYQEQFQEMFGIDPRGPELYTTSWGGFPEERRKFYQWLRDNEIRDNIVLSGDSHGWFASDLTEDPQLPNYLPRTGLSPLPVVGVEMVGTAMGRPGAQDVVADTLYWQANGGRQNAPFDDAETYDAVYRPAALPAAIAIEAAAQVANPNLIYFNWKAQYGYTMVHLRESEAFLEAWTTPQREMSEEQTLLIKLRTPRGNPHLTPVEAAPLATGEQGSRQDPPIIAPQTVLAEESLNPPVEDNNTSGADSGNGSGSGSLGVGLGAIAAAAALAQGLSRRRAAISVDAKASNSSAPTSKPDIAED, from the coding sequence ATGGCCCCTCCACTAAACCGACGCGAATTTCTCTCCACAGTCACTTTGGGAGCAGCCGGCGCCAGCTTTGCAGCCTTGATGCCCGCCCGGGCCCAGGCACAAGCCCAAGCCTTTTGCCGGGAACTGCCTGGGGGCGAATGGCACTTCCCCGCCCGCGAGGAACTCTTGCCCTTTGGCCATGCGGTGGCTTCCGGTGACCCGCTGCAGGACCGAGTCATCCTCTGGACCCGCATCACGATTCCTGATGCGCGCGGCTGGGACGTGACCCAAGTGCCGGACCCACAGGGCTTTCAAAGCGTGGATGTGGGCTGGGTGATTGCCAGCGACCCAGAGCTGCAAACCATTGTTAACAGCGGTGTGGTTAGCACCGACGCCAGCCGCGATTTCACGGTGAAGGTGGACGCCGACGGCCTGCAACCCGGCACCACTTACTGGTACGCCTTTACCGCCCTGGGCTTTCGCTCTCCCATTGGCCGTACCCGCACCGCACCCGCCACCGGCCAGGGCATTACTGAGCTCACCATTGGTCATGTGTCCTGCACCTCCTGGTGGCAAGACTTCTTCAACGGCTATGGCCGCATGGGTGCGCGCAACGATATCGACCTGATCACCAATGCCGGCGACCATGTTTACGAAGTGTCCGGCAACCATATGTCTAGCCGGCAATATCCGGACAAGGACGGCAACCCCCAAATTCGTGGTTACGAGGACATCGACAACCGCGACTGGCGAACCATTGGCGAAAACCGCCGGCGCTACGCCCTGTATTACCAATGTCCGAACATGCTGGCCGCCCACCTGGCCGCCCCCTTCGTGGTGTTGGGCGACAACCATGACTACGACGCCACCCAGTTCAGCGAGGATGCCTTCATCACCCTAGAGCAGTCCGGCGAAGTCTTCCACGAGTGGACGCCGCAACGGCCTACCTTGGCCGATGGCTCAGGGCGCTGGCGCCCCTTCACTGGCCCTAACGAACAGGTGGACATCCCCCGCGGTCTGGAGACCTTCAACCAGTATCGGGTGCTGGATTTTGGCGATGTAGCCCAAATCATCGTCATGGATGTGCGCTACCAACGCGATGAGAATGCGGTGGAGAGCAAACTGCTGGGCGACAAGCAATGGAACTTCCTCACCCAGACCCTGCTCGATGGCAAGGCCCGCGGCGTTCGTCACAACGTTCTGATTAACCAGCACAACATGTCGCAGCTGGGCACGCTGAACACCCCCTTCTATACCCAATATCAAGAGCAGTTCCAGGAGATGTTTGGCATCGACCCGCGCGGGCCCGAGCTCTACACCACCTCCTGGGGCGGCTTCCCCGAAGAGCGGCGCAAGTTCTACCAATGGCTACGCGATAACGAGATTCGCGACAACATCGTGCTCAGCGGAGATTCGCATGGGTGGTTTGCCTCCGACCTCACCGAAGACCCGCAGCTGCCCAACTACCTGCCCCGCACCGGGCTCTCCCCGCTGCCCGTGGTCGGTGTAGAAATGGTGGGTACCGCCATGGGTCGCCCCGGCGCCCAGGATGTGGTGGCCGACACCCTGTACTGGCAGGCCAATGGCGGCCGCCAGAATGCCCCCTTTGACGATGCCGAAACCTATGACGCGGTGTATAGACCCGCCGCCCTGCCCGCCGCCATCGCCATTGAGGCAGCCGCCCAAGTGGCCAACCCCAATCTGATTTACTTCAACTGGAAAGCCCAATACGGCTACACCATGGTGCACCTGCGTGAGTCTGAGGCCTTCCTAGAGGCCTGGACCACGCCGCAGCGCGAGATGAGCGAGGAACAAACCCTACTGATCAAACTGCGTACCCCGCGTGGCAATCCGCACCTCACCCCCGTGGAAGCCGCACCGCTGGCCACCGGGGAGCAAGGCTCGCGTCAGGATCCGCCCATCATCGCACCGCAGACAGTGCTTGCCGAAGAAAGCCTGAATCCGCCCGTCGAGGACAACAACACAAGTGGTGCTGATTCGGGGAACGGGTCCGGCAGCGGTTCGCTGGGTGTGGGTCTCGGCGCGATTGCCGCCGCCGCAGCCTTGGCACAAGGCCTGAGCCGTCGCCGGGCAGCAATCTCCGTAGATGCTAAGGCCTCCAACTCTTCTGCCCCGACCTCCAAGCCCGATATCGCCGAGGATTAA